From one Macaca nemestrina isolate mMacNem1 chromosome 3, mMacNem.hap1, whole genome shotgun sequence genomic stretch:
- the LOC105479617 gene encoding transcription factor ATOH1: MSRLLHAEEWAQVKELGDHHRQPQPHHLPQPPPQPQPPATLQEREHHVYPPELSLLDSTDPRAWLAPTLQGICTARAAQYLLHSPELGASEAAAPRDEADGRGELVRRSSGGASSSKSPGPVKVREQLCKLKGGVVVDDLSCSRQRAPSSKQVNGVQKQRRLAANARERRRMHGLNHAFDQLRNVIPSFNNDKKLSKYETLQMAQIYINALSELLQTPSGGEQPPPPPVSCKSDHHHLRTAASYEGGAGNATAAGAQQASGGSQRPTPPGNCRTRFSAPASAGGYSVQLDALHFSTFEDSALTAMMAQKNLSPSLPGSILQPVQEENSKTSPRSHRSDGEFSPHSHYSDSDEAS; the protein is encoded by the coding sequence ATGTCCCGCCTGCTGCATGCAGAAGAGTGGGCTCAAGTGAAGGAGTTGGGAGACCACCATCGCCAGCCCCAGCCGCATCATCTCCCGCAACCGCCGCCGCAGCCACAGCCACCTGCAACTTTGCAGGAGAGAGAGCATCACGTCTACCCGCCTGAGCTGTCCCTCCTGGACAGCACCGACCCACGCGCCTGGCTGGCTCCCACTTTGCAGGGCATCTGCACGGCACGCGCCGCCCAGTATTTGCTACATTCCCCGGAGCTGGGTGCCTCGGAGGCCGCGGCGCCCCGGGACGAGGCGGACGGCCGGGGGGAGCTGGTAAGGAGGAGCAGCGGCGGTGCCAGCAGCAGCAAGAGCCCCGGGCCGGTGAAAGTGCGGGAACAGCTGTGCAAGCTGAAAGGCGGGGTGGTGGTAGACGATCTGAGCTGCAGCCGCCAACGGGCCCCTTCCAGCAAACAGGTGAATGGGGTGCAGAAGCAGAGACGGCTAGCAGCCAACGCCAGGGAGCGGCGCAGGATGCATGGGCTGAACCACGCCTTCGACCAGCTGCGCAATGTTATCCCGTCGTTCAACAACGACAAGAAGCTGTCCAAATATGAGACCCTGCAGATGGCCCAAATCTACATCAATGCCTTGTCTGAGCTGCTACAAACGCCCAGCGGAGGGGAACAGCCACCGCCGCCTCCAGTCTCCTGCAAAAGCGACCACCACCACCTTCGCACCGCCGCCTCCTATGAAGGGGGCGCCGGCAACGCGACCGCAGCTGGGGCTCAGCAGGCTTCCGGAGGGAGTCAGCGGCCGACCCCGCCCGGGAATTGTCGAACTCGCTTCTCAGCCCCGGCCTCTGCGGGAGGGTACTCGGTGCAGCTGGACGCTCTGCACTTCTCGACTTTCGAGGACAGCGCCCTGACAGCGATGATGGCGCAAAAGAATTTGTCTCCTTCGCTCCCCGGGAGCATCTTGCAGCCAGTGCAGGAAGAAAACAGCAAAACCTCCCCTCGGTCGCACAGAAGCGACGGGGAATTTTCCCCCCATTCCCATTACAGTGACTCGGATGAGGCAAGTTAG